A single window of Apodemus sylvaticus chromosome 4, mApoSyl1.1, whole genome shotgun sequence DNA harbors:
- the Insrr gene encoding insulin receptor-related protein isoform X2, with translation MAVPALWPWGAHLLMSLLSLGSGLDTLEVCPSLDIRSEVTELRRLENCSVVEGHLQILLMFAATGEDFRGLSFPRLTQVTDYLLLFRVYGLESLRDLFPNLAVIRGTRLFLGYALIIFEMPHLRDIGLPSLGAVLRGAVRVEKNQELCHLSTIDWGLLQPAPGTNHIVGNKLGEECADVCPGVLGAAGEPCARTTFGGHTDYRCWTSSHCQRVCPCPRGLACTAGGECCHSECLGGCSQPEDPGACVACRHLYFQGVCLRACPPGTYQYESWRCVTAELCAHLREVPGLATTFGIYEGSCLAQCPPGFTRNGSSIFCHKCEGLCPKECKVGTKTIDSVQATQDLVGCTHVEGSLILNLRQGYNLEAELQRNLGLVETITGFLKIKHSFALVTLGFFKNLKLIRGDSMVDGNYTLYVLDNQNLQQLGSWVAAGLTIPVGKIYFAFNPRLCLEHIYQLEEVTGTRGRQSKAEINPRTNGDRAACQTRTLRFVFNLTEEDRILLRWERYEPLEARDLLSFIVYYKESPFQNATEHVGPDACGTQTWNLLDVELPLSRTQEPGVTLAPLKPWTQYAVFVRAITLTTSEDSPHQGAQSPIVYLRTLPAAPTVPQDVISTSNSSSHLLVRWKPPVQRNGNITYYLVLWQRLAEDGDLYINDYCHRGLRLPTSSHDTRFDREDPALEAEPEQGCCPCQHSPPGQALPALEAQEVTFQKKFENFLHHAITIPKAPWKVTSINKNPQRDRREAGLLRLGKNNSDFEIQEDKVPRERAVLSGLRHFTEYRIDIHACNHAAHTVGCSAATFVFARTMPHREADGIPGKVAWKAAGKSSVILHWLEPPDPNGLILKYEIKYRRLGEEATVLCVSRLRYAKVGGVHLALLPPGNYSAKVRATSLAGNGSWTDGVAFYISGAEEEESGGLRILLTVTPVGFMLLVMFAAIGFFYSKKRNSTLYTSVNPEYFSASHMYVPDEWEVPREQIAIIRELGQGSFGMVYEGLARGLEAGEESTPVALKTVNELASARERAEFLKEASVMKAFKCHHVVRLLGVVSQGQPTLVIMELMTRGDLKSHLRSLRPEAENNPGLPRPALSDMIQMAGEIADGMAYLAAKKFVHRDLAARNCMVSQDFTVKIGDFGMTRDVYETDYYRKGGKGLLPVRWMAPESLKDGIFTTHSDVWSFGVVLWEIVTLAEQPYQGLSNEQVLKFVMDGGVLEELEDCPIQLS, from the exons ATGGCAGTGCCTGCTCTGTGGCCCTGGGGAGCACACTTGCTTATGAGCCTGCTGTCCTTGGGATCTGGCCTGGACACACTGGAGG TGTGCCCCAGCCTGGATATCCGCTCCGAGGTGACCGAGCTCCGTCGGCTGGAGAACTGCAGCGTAGTGGAGGGTCACCTGCAGATCCTTCTTATGTTTGCTGCCACCGGAGAGGATTTccggggcctcagtttccctcgcCTTACCCAGGTGACTGACTACCTGCTGCTGTTCCGAGTCTATGGCCTGGAGAGCCTCCGAGACCTCTTCCCCAACCTTGCTGTGATCCGAGGCACGCGGCTCTTCCTGGGTTATGCGCTCATTATCTTTGAGATGCCCCACCTAAGGGACATCGGGCTGCCGTCGCTCGGGGCCGTGCTGCGTGGGGCTGTTCGTGTGGAGAAGAACCAGGAACTTTGCCACCTCTCCACCATTGACTGGGGGCTGCTGCAGCCTGCGCCTGGCACCAATCACATTGTAGGGAACAAGCTGGGCGAGGAGTGTGCTGACGTGTGCCCTGGCGTGCTGGGCGCTGCTGGTGAGCCCTGTGCAAGAACCACCTTCGGTGGGCACACTGACTACAGGTGCTGGACCTCCAGCCACTGTCAGAGAG TGTGTCCCTGCCCCCGGGGACTGGCCTGCACAGCAGGGGGTGAATGCTGCCACAGTGAGTGTCTGGGGGGCTGCAGTCAGCCTGAAGACCCTGGAGCCTGTGTAGCCTGCCGCCACCTCTACTTCCAAGGAGTCTGCCTCAGAGCCTGCCCTCCTGGCACCTACCAGTACGAATCCTGGCGCTGTGTCACCGCAGAGCTCTGTGCTCATCTGCGGGAGGTCCCTGGACTTGCCACCACCTTTGGCATCTACGAGGGCAGCTGCCTGGCTCAGTGCCCTCCAGGCTTCACCCGTAATGGTAGCAG CATTTTCTGCCATAAATGCGAGGGCCTGTGTCCCAAAGAGTGCAAGGTGGGGACAAAGACCATCGACTCTGTCCAAGCCACACAGGACCTGGTGGGCTGCACCCACGTGGAGGGGAGCCTCATCCTGAACCTTCGCCAAGGCT ACAATCTGGAGGCAGAGCTTCAACGCAACCTGGGGCTGGTGGAGACCATCACCGGCTTCCTCAAAATCAAGCACTCTTTTGCACTCGTGACCCTGGGCTTTTTCAAGAACCTCAAACTAATCCGGGGAGATTCCATGGTGGATGG GAACTACACCCTCTACGTGTTGGACAACCAGAACCTGCAACAGTTGGGGTCCTGGGTGGCCGCAGGGCTCACCATTCCCGTGGGCAAAATATACTTCGCCTTCAACCCACGCCTCTGCTTGGAGCACATCTACCAGCTGGAGGAGGTGACCGGAACCAGAGGCCGGCAGAGCAAAGCTGAAATCAACCCCCGGACCAATGGAGATCGCGCTGCCT GTCAGACTCGCACTCTGCGCTTTGTGTTCAACCTGACCGAGGAGGACCGCATCCTCCTGCGCTGGGAGCGCTACGAGCCCCTGGAGGCCCGGGACCTGCTCAGCTTCATCGTCTATTATAAGGAGTC CCCATTCCAGAACGCCACAGAGCACGTGGGACCAGATGCCTGTGGAACCCAGACCTGGAACCTGTTGGATGTGGAACTGCCCCTGAGCCGCACCCAGGAGCCAGGGGTCACCCTGGCCCCCCTGAAGCCCTGGACACAGTATGCTGTGTTTGTGCGGGCCATCACACTGACCACCTCCGAGGACAGCCCCCATCAGGGAGCCCAGAGCCCCATTGTCTACCTGCGAACATTGCCTGCAG CACCCACAGTGCCCCAAGATGTCATCTccacctccaactcctcctcaCACCTCCTGGTGCGCTGGAAGCCGCCGGTCCAGCGCAATGGAAACATCACCTACTACCTGGTGCTGTGGCAGCGGCTAGCAGAGGACGGTGACCTCTACATCAATGACTACTGCCACCGCG GTCTGCGGCTGCCCACCAGCAGCCACGACACACGCTTCGACCGCGAAGACCCGGCGCTGGAGGCCGAGCCGGAGCAAGGCTGCTGTCCTTGCCAACATTCACCACCTGGGCAGGCCCTGCCCGCATTAGAGGCGCAAGAGGTCACCTTCCAGAAAAAGTTTGAGAACTTCCTGCACCACGCTATCACAATCCCCAA GGCCCCATGGAAAGTGACATCCATCAACAAGAACCCGCAAAG GGACCGCCGGGAAGCTGGGCTTCTCAGACTAGGGAAAAACAACTCGGATTTTGAGATTCAAGAGGACAAGGTTCCTCGCGAGCGAGCGGTACTGAGCGGCCTGCGGCACTTCACGGAGTACAGGATTGACATCCATGCCTGCAACCACGCGGCACACACTGTGGGCTGCAGCGCCGCCACCTTCGTCTTTGCACGCACCATGCCACATA GAGAGGCCGATGGCATCCCAGGGAAAGTGGCCTGGAAGGCGGCTGGCAAGAGCAGTGTCATCTTGCATTGGCTTGAGCCACCTGACCCCAATGGGCTCATCCTCAAGTATGAAATCAAGTACCGCCGCCTGGGAGAG GAGGCCACAGTGCTCTGCGTGTCCCGACTTCGCTATGCCAAGGTCGGTGGGGTCCACCTGGCTCTGCTGCCCCCTGGAAACTACTCTGCTAAAGTTCGGGCCACCTCATTGGCTGGCAATGGTTCCTGGACTGATGGCGTAGCCTTCTACATCAGCGGCGCAG aggaagaggagagtggGGGACTGCGCATCCTCCTCACTGTCACCCCTGTGGGGTTCATGCTGCTTGTGATGTTTGCTGCCATTGGCTTCTTCTACAGCAAGAAGAG AAACAGCACGCTGTACACATCCGTGAACCCGGAGTATTTCAGTGCATCCCACA TGTACGTCCCCGACGAGTGGGAGGTGCCTCGGGAGCAGATAGCCATCATCCGGGAGCTGGGCCAGGGCTCCTTTGGGATGGTCTATGAGGGACTGGCCCGAGGACTTGAAGCTGGAGAGGAGTCTACGCCTGTCGCCCTGAAGACAGTTAATGAGCTGGCCAGCGCACGGGAACGCGCTGAATTCCTCAAGGAAGCTTCTGTCATGAAGGCATTCAAGTGTCACCATGTG GTTCGTCTCCTGGGTGTGGTGTCTCAGGGCCAGCCAACTCTGGTCATCATGGAGTTAATGACCCGTGGGGACCTCAAGAGCCATCTCCGATCTCTGAGACCTGAGGCAGAG AACAACCCTGGCCTCCCACGGCCTGCACTCAGCGACATGATTCAAATGGCAGGGGAGATCGCAGATGGCATGGCCTACCTTGCTGCCAAGAAGTTTGTGCACCGGGACCTGGCGGCCCGCAACTGCATGGTGTCCCAGGATTTCACTGTCAAAATTGGCG ACTTTGGAATGACTCGGGATGTGTACGAGACAGATTATTACCGCAAGGGTGGGAAGGGACTGCTGCCGGTGCGCTGGATGGCCCCCGAGTCCCTCAAAGATGGAATCTTCACCACCCACTCAGATGTCTG GTCCTTCGGTGTGGTGCTCTGGGAGATTGTGACCCTGGCTGAGCAGCCATACCAGGGTCTATCAAATGAGCAGGTGCTGAAATTTGTCATGGATGGTGGAGTCCTAGAGGAGCTGGAGGACTGTCCGATTCAGCT
- the Insrr gene encoding insulin receptor-related protein isoform X1 — protein sequence MAVPALWPWGAHLLMSLLSLGSGLDTLEVCPSLDIRSEVTELRRLENCSVVEGHLQILLMFAATGEDFRGLSFPRLTQVTDYLLLFRVYGLESLRDLFPNLAVIRGTRLFLGYALIIFEMPHLRDIGLPSLGAVLRGAVRVEKNQELCHLSTIDWGLLQPAPGTNHIVGNKLGEECADVCPGVLGAAGEPCARTTFGGHTDYRCWTSSHCQRVCPCPRGLACTAGGECCHSECLGGCSQPEDPGACVACRHLYFQGVCLRACPPGTYQYESWRCVTAELCAHLREVPGLATTFGIYEGSCLAQCPPGFTRNGSSIFCHKCEGLCPKECKVGTKTIDSVQATQDLVGCTHVEGSLILNLRQGYNLEAELQRNLGLVETITGFLKIKHSFALVTLGFFKNLKLIRGDSMVDGNYTLYVLDNQNLQQLGSWVAAGLTIPVGKIYFAFNPRLCLEHIYQLEEVTGTRGRQSKAEINPRTNGDRAACQTRTLRFVFNLTEEDRILLRWERYEPLEARDLLSFIVYYKESPFQNATEHVGPDACGTQTWNLLDVELPLSRTQEPGVTLAPLKPWTQYAVFVRAITLTTSEDSPHQGAQSPIVYLRTLPAAPTVPQDVISTSNSSSHLLVRWKPPVQRNGNITYYLVLWQRLAEDGDLYINDYCHRGLRLPTSSHDTRFDREDPALEAEPEQGCCPCQHSPPGQALPALEAQEVTFQKKFENFLHHAITIPKAPWKVTSINKNPQRDRREAGLLRLGKNNSDFEIQEDKVPRERAVLSGLRHFTEYRIDIHACNHAAHTVGCSAATFVFARTMPHREADGIPGKVAWKAAGKSSVILHWLEPPDPNGLILKYEIKYRRLGEEATVLCVSRLRYAKVGGVHLALLPPGNYSAKVRATSLAGNGSWTDGVAFYISGAEEEESGGLRILLTVTPVGFMLLVMFAAIGFFYSKKRNSTLYTSVNPEYFSASHMYVPDEWEVPREQIAIIRELGQGSFGMVYEGLARGLEAGEESTPVALKTVNELASARERAEFLKEASVMKAFKCHHVVRLLGVVSQGQPTLVIMELMTRGDLKSHLRSLRPEAENNPGLPRPALSDMIQMAGEIADGMAYLAAKKFVHRDLAARNCMVSQDFTVKIGDFGMTRDVYETDYYRKGGKGLLPVRWMAPESLKDGIFTTHSDVWSFGVVLWEIVTLAEQPYQGLSNEQVLKFVMDGGVLEELEDCPIQLQELMRRCWQHSPRLRPTFVHILDRIQDELRPSFRLCSFYYSPECQRGQASLLPTEAEPDSPPTLNGGASNYSPPNGDLGH from the exons ATGGCAGTGCCTGCTCTGTGGCCCTGGGGAGCACACTTGCTTATGAGCCTGCTGTCCTTGGGATCTGGCCTGGACACACTGGAGG TGTGCCCCAGCCTGGATATCCGCTCCGAGGTGACCGAGCTCCGTCGGCTGGAGAACTGCAGCGTAGTGGAGGGTCACCTGCAGATCCTTCTTATGTTTGCTGCCACCGGAGAGGATTTccggggcctcagtttccctcgcCTTACCCAGGTGACTGACTACCTGCTGCTGTTCCGAGTCTATGGCCTGGAGAGCCTCCGAGACCTCTTCCCCAACCTTGCTGTGATCCGAGGCACGCGGCTCTTCCTGGGTTATGCGCTCATTATCTTTGAGATGCCCCACCTAAGGGACATCGGGCTGCCGTCGCTCGGGGCCGTGCTGCGTGGGGCTGTTCGTGTGGAGAAGAACCAGGAACTTTGCCACCTCTCCACCATTGACTGGGGGCTGCTGCAGCCTGCGCCTGGCACCAATCACATTGTAGGGAACAAGCTGGGCGAGGAGTGTGCTGACGTGTGCCCTGGCGTGCTGGGCGCTGCTGGTGAGCCCTGTGCAAGAACCACCTTCGGTGGGCACACTGACTACAGGTGCTGGACCTCCAGCCACTGTCAGAGAG TGTGTCCCTGCCCCCGGGGACTGGCCTGCACAGCAGGGGGTGAATGCTGCCACAGTGAGTGTCTGGGGGGCTGCAGTCAGCCTGAAGACCCTGGAGCCTGTGTAGCCTGCCGCCACCTCTACTTCCAAGGAGTCTGCCTCAGAGCCTGCCCTCCTGGCACCTACCAGTACGAATCCTGGCGCTGTGTCACCGCAGAGCTCTGTGCTCATCTGCGGGAGGTCCCTGGACTTGCCACCACCTTTGGCATCTACGAGGGCAGCTGCCTGGCTCAGTGCCCTCCAGGCTTCACCCGTAATGGTAGCAG CATTTTCTGCCATAAATGCGAGGGCCTGTGTCCCAAAGAGTGCAAGGTGGGGACAAAGACCATCGACTCTGTCCAAGCCACACAGGACCTGGTGGGCTGCACCCACGTGGAGGGGAGCCTCATCCTGAACCTTCGCCAAGGCT ACAATCTGGAGGCAGAGCTTCAACGCAACCTGGGGCTGGTGGAGACCATCACCGGCTTCCTCAAAATCAAGCACTCTTTTGCACTCGTGACCCTGGGCTTTTTCAAGAACCTCAAACTAATCCGGGGAGATTCCATGGTGGATGG GAACTACACCCTCTACGTGTTGGACAACCAGAACCTGCAACAGTTGGGGTCCTGGGTGGCCGCAGGGCTCACCATTCCCGTGGGCAAAATATACTTCGCCTTCAACCCACGCCTCTGCTTGGAGCACATCTACCAGCTGGAGGAGGTGACCGGAACCAGAGGCCGGCAGAGCAAAGCTGAAATCAACCCCCGGACCAATGGAGATCGCGCTGCCT GTCAGACTCGCACTCTGCGCTTTGTGTTCAACCTGACCGAGGAGGACCGCATCCTCCTGCGCTGGGAGCGCTACGAGCCCCTGGAGGCCCGGGACCTGCTCAGCTTCATCGTCTATTATAAGGAGTC CCCATTCCAGAACGCCACAGAGCACGTGGGACCAGATGCCTGTGGAACCCAGACCTGGAACCTGTTGGATGTGGAACTGCCCCTGAGCCGCACCCAGGAGCCAGGGGTCACCCTGGCCCCCCTGAAGCCCTGGACACAGTATGCTGTGTTTGTGCGGGCCATCACACTGACCACCTCCGAGGACAGCCCCCATCAGGGAGCCCAGAGCCCCATTGTCTACCTGCGAACATTGCCTGCAG CACCCACAGTGCCCCAAGATGTCATCTccacctccaactcctcctcaCACCTCCTGGTGCGCTGGAAGCCGCCGGTCCAGCGCAATGGAAACATCACCTACTACCTGGTGCTGTGGCAGCGGCTAGCAGAGGACGGTGACCTCTACATCAATGACTACTGCCACCGCG GTCTGCGGCTGCCCACCAGCAGCCACGACACACGCTTCGACCGCGAAGACCCGGCGCTGGAGGCCGAGCCGGAGCAAGGCTGCTGTCCTTGCCAACATTCACCACCTGGGCAGGCCCTGCCCGCATTAGAGGCGCAAGAGGTCACCTTCCAGAAAAAGTTTGAGAACTTCCTGCACCACGCTATCACAATCCCCAA GGCCCCATGGAAAGTGACATCCATCAACAAGAACCCGCAAAG GGACCGCCGGGAAGCTGGGCTTCTCAGACTAGGGAAAAACAACTCGGATTTTGAGATTCAAGAGGACAAGGTTCCTCGCGAGCGAGCGGTACTGAGCGGCCTGCGGCACTTCACGGAGTACAGGATTGACATCCATGCCTGCAACCACGCGGCACACACTGTGGGCTGCAGCGCCGCCACCTTCGTCTTTGCACGCACCATGCCACATA GAGAGGCCGATGGCATCCCAGGGAAAGTGGCCTGGAAGGCGGCTGGCAAGAGCAGTGTCATCTTGCATTGGCTTGAGCCACCTGACCCCAATGGGCTCATCCTCAAGTATGAAATCAAGTACCGCCGCCTGGGAGAG GAGGCCACAGTGCTCTGCGTGTCCCGACTTCGCTATGCCAAGGTCGGTGGGGTCCACCTGGCTCTGCTGCCCCCTGGAAACTACTCTGCTAAAGTTCGGGCCACCTCATTGGCTGGCAATGGTTCCTGGACTGATGGCGTAGCCTTCTACATCAGCGGCGCAG aggaagaggagagtggGGGACTGCGCATCCTCCTCACTGTCACCCCTGTGGGGTTCATGCTGCTTGTGATGTTTGCTGCCATTGGCTTCTTCTACAGCAAGAAGAG AAACAGCACGCTGTACACATCCGTGAACCCGGAGTATTTCAGTGCATCCCACA TGTACGTCCCCGACGAGTGGGAGGTGCCTCGGGAGCAGATAGCCATCATCCGGGAGCTGGGCCAGGGCTCCTTTGGGATGGTCTATGAGGGACTGGCCCGAGGACTTGAAGCTGGAGAGGAGTCTACGCCTGTCGCCCTGAAGACAGTTAATGAGCTGGCCAGCGCACGGGAACGCGCTGAATTCCTCAAGGAAGCTTCTGTCATGAAGGCATTCAAGTGTCACCATGTG GTTCGTCTCCTGGGTGTGGTGTCTCAGGGCCAGCCAACTCTGGTCATCATGGAGTTAATGACCCGTGGGGACCTCAAGAGCCATCTCCGATCTCTGAGACCTGAGGCAGAG AACAACCCTGGCCTCCCACGGCCTGCACTCAGCGACATGATTCAAATGGCAGGGGAGATCGCAGATGGCATGGCCTACCTTGCTGCCAAGAAGTTTGTGCACCGGGACCTGGCGGCCCGCAACTGCATGGTGTCCCAGGATTTCACTGTCAAAATTGGCG ACTTTGGAATGACTCGGGATGTGTACGAGACAGATTATTACCGCAAGGGTGGGAAGGGACTGCTGCCGGTGCGCTGGATGGCCCCCGAGTCCCTCAAAGATGGAATCTTCACCACCCACTCAGATGTCTG GTCCTTCGGTGTGGTGCTCTGGGAGATTGTGACCCTGGCTGAGCAGCCATACCAGGGTCTATCAAATGAGCAGGTGCTGAAATTTGTCATGGATGGTGGAGTCCTAGAGGAGCTGGAGGACTGTCCGATTCAGCT